The Thermodesulfobacteriota bacterium nucleotide sequence TCCCTTCGGTTTTGAGCCTCACCCTCTCCGGATTATCCCTCCTTTGCTTGTCAAGGGTCTGAATCACGCTCCGGCCGGGATGACCTGAGATGGGGCTCAGGCTTTAAGCCCGATGAGCAGTCCGGGCGCCGTCAGGTTCAGGGCCTCCCAACTTTATGGGCCATCGAACAGTCTCCCCCTTCCCCCCTCTTCCGTTCGGGGGGAGGTTCGTCGTCTGAAGATACGGGAAGAGTTGGGGGAGCTCTGTATACCCTACCCATTTTTGACCTCCATGTCAATTGATGAAGCCTTCTTGATGTACCTTCCTCTTTGAGATAAGTTAATCCCCATGATGCGCCTCTACCTCTTTCTTCCTGTAGGGATCGTGGCCATCTCTACGGCCTCCATTTTTATCAAACTCTGCGAAGCGCCAGCCCTGGTCATCGCGGCCTACCGGTTGGCCCTCGCCTCGCTGCTTCTCCTCCCCTGGGCGGCCTATAGGAAGGTCTGGCGGAACTGGACAGGAGTTGAATGGAGGTGGTTGATCCTCTCCGGGGTCTTTCTCGCCCTTCACTTCGCCTTCTGGATCGCCTCTTTGAAATTCACCTCGGTCGCCAGCTCCGTGGTCTTGGTCTCGACCAATCCGCTTTTCGTCGGCCTCGGTGCCTCGATGTTCTTTAAAGAGCCTCTTCGGCCGACGTTGATCTTAGGAATCCTCCTCTCGGTCGCCGGAAGCGGTCTGATCAGCTTCGGAGATGTGGCCCTTTCGAAGGAGGCATTGATGGGGGATGGGTTGGCCCTTCTCGGGGCCGTCGCCGCTTCCGGATATCTACTGGTAGGGAGAAAGATGAGAAAGGGGCAAGACCTTCTCTCCTATATCTTTCCGGTCTATTCGACAGGGGCGATCCTATTGACCCTCATCTCCCTTGCTTTCCAGAAACCGTTTTTCGGTTATCCACCTGTGACCTATCTCTTCCTTTTCCTTCTTGCCGTTGTCCCCCAGCTGATCGGCCATACCACCTTCAACTGGGCCTTGAAGTATCTGCCGGCCTCGATGGTGGCGATCGCGATTTTAGGGGAACCTGTGGGGTCAACGATTTTGGCTTTTTTCATCCTTGGAGAAACCTTGACATTCTTGAAGGTCATTGGAGGCCTCCTGATCTTAACGGGCATCCTGACCGCTTTAAGGCAACCCAAGGCGATCCCTCCAGAAGATTGAGCGATTTGGGGATGCGGTTGTCGAGGACTAAAAGGTCATCAATCTCCATCTAGGACAGGTATCTCTCCTCCCGATGAAAGATGTTCTTCGACAGAAGATTCTTCCATACCCACACCCCGTCTTTGCTCGGGAAACAGGTGGGTTTCATCTGAGGAAGAAGATGCTTAGGGATCCATATATTAACTCAAACCAAGGCCCTTTCTCGGAGTGGGAGGGATGGAAATTTTCCGGGACGATATCTGGGGAAGGCTCCGGTTTCCCTTTCAAGCAGATCACCAATTTTACAAAAAACATCGCCTCTACGATTTCCCCCACCGGAAATATAAATCCCGAATCTTCAATGCCATCTTGATTCTTCTCACGAAGATACCTTCCCTGAGAAAAGAGATCCATCGCAAAAGATTGAAGGAAGAGATGGTCAAGCCTCTTTAACAGATGATCCGAAGGATCGCATAATAATAACGACATAATGGCGTTGTCCTCGCGGGGGACGATGCGACGATACTATCTCAAGGGATTGGCACGCCCTTCGGGCTAACCAGGAGGGCCGTAGGAAGTGTCATTGCGAGGAGTATCGCGACGAAGCAATCTCAACATGAAAATCCCATGGGTGGCCGTAGGGTGATTTCGGGGGATTGCTTCGCTACGCTCGCAATGACATAAGAAATAGGGTTGCTCGCAATGACAGAAGAAAAAGGCTCGCCCGCAATGATAGATGAAAAACCCCCCAAATGACAGAAAAGATGGTCAAAATGAATGTAAAAACAATGAGTTCGTTTGCCTTCGCCATAGAATCAAGGTGAGAGGAAACGGGAAAAAGCGGTTGACTCTTGGCCCAGAATTTTATAGATTATCCTAAAGGAGTCTGAGGGTTATGGGAAACCTCATCCCACCTACTTCTCCCCCCCGATTGTTCATCCTGATCTTTCTCTTTCTCATCGTCAGTATCGGAACGGGAGGATACCTCTATTACGAGAATCAGAGAAACGAGACCAAAAAAGAGATACAGAATAACCTCTTGGCGATTGCAGATCTAAAGGTCAAGCAGGTCGCGAGCTGGCGCCAGGCGCGCCTGAGCGATGCCGAAGTTCTCTTCGAGAATTATCTGTTCCTCCAACAATTACGGCGATGGCTAACGTCTCAAGAGAATTCGGGATTGATGGAAGAGATCCTCGCCTGGATGTCCTCGTTCAGGGGTCGTTACGATTATAGCAGCGTTTTTCTTCTCGATGAGAAAGGAAGGGTTCGCCTTTATAGCTCCGAAGCCTTTGACGAGGTGGGTTCCTACGTCCTTCCCTTTATCCATCAGAGCATTCATACGAGAAAGGTTACCTGGGTGGACCTCTACCGTGAAAGAGAGAGCGGCCACATTCATCTTGATATTCTGATCCCCCTTGTCCCCAGAGAACCCGATGGACTCCCCTCAGGGGTTCTATTGCTCCGGATCAATCCCTATCACTTCCTCTACACCTACATCCAGTCCTGGCCCATCCCAAGTTCTACCGCCGAAACCCTTCTCGTCCGTAGGGAGGGAACAGATGTCCTCTTTCTGAACGAACTCCGGCACCAAAAAGAGACCGCCCTTTCCCTTCGGCTTCCCATCGTCGGAAGACAGACAGTGGCTGGGAAAGCGGTGCAAGGCATGGAGGGGGTGATCGAGGAGGTCGATTATCGGGGAGAGAAAGTCCTTGCCGCTATGCGTCCTATTCCAGGCTCTCCATGGTATCTTATCGCGAAAGTCGATCAGGAGGAAATCTACGCCCCTATCCGTGAACAAGCCCTCTGGGTCACTCTCTTTGTCGTCCTCTTTACCCTTTTCGTTGGAGGCTTACTCGGGCTCGTCTGGCGGAATCAGGCCGCGAGGTTTTATCGAAGACAGGTGGAGATCGAAACCCAGCGCCAGGCCCTTCTCAAGCATTTCGAATACCTGACCAAATATGCAAACGATATCATCCTCATGTGGGATGAAGGTTACAAAATCCTTGAGGCGAACGAGAAGGCCTTAGAATCCTACGGATACTCAAGGGAAGAGATGATGGGGATGGACGTTAGGCAACTGAGGGCCCCGGAGGAGAGGACCTCCCTGGAGGCCCAGATCAGACAGTTAAACGAGACGAAAGGACTGATGGTGCAGACGGTCCATCAAAGAAAAGATGGGGACACCTTTCCGGTCGAGGCAAGCCTCCGTCTAATCGAAGTGGAGGGGAGGAGGTTCTATCAGAGCATCGTTCGGGACATCACGGAAAGGAAACAGGCGGAAGAGCAGCGGGAGAAGCTGATCCAGGAGCTTCAGAAGGCCCTCGGGGAGGTCAAGACCTTAAGCGGATTGCTCCCGATCTGCGCCTCCTGCAAGAAGATTCGCGACGACAAGGGATACTGGAACCAGATCGAAAGCTATATCATGAAACATTCCCAAGCTCAATTCAGCCATAGCCTCTGTCCGGAGTGCCTCCGAAAACTTTATCCAGAACTCAATGGTGAGGAGGATGCAACCTTCCCCCCTCCCTCTCCCGAGACCTCCTCGCCCCAGAAGGGATCATGAAATTTGTCGTCCACGAACATCATGCGAAGCGCCTCCATTATGACTTTCGCCTCGAAATCGGAGGGGTTCTTAAATCCTGGGCGATCCCAAAAGGGCCATCGATGAACCCATCGGACAAGAGGCTGGCCCTCATGGTCGAAGACCATCTCCTCGAATATGGAGACTTCGAAGGGATCATCCCCCAGGGCCTTTATGGCGCGGGCCCGGTGGTCATCTGGGATTCCGGAGCATTCGAGCCGGAGGGCGATCCCGAGGCGGGGCTGAAACAGGGGAAGCTCCGGTTCACCTTAAAGGGAAAGAAGTTAACGGGCGGTTTCTCCCTGGTCCGGATGAGGGGGACGGAGAAAGACTGGCTTCTCATCAAAGCAAACGACGCCTCCGCTCAAAAAGACTGGGTGTTAAAGGAGGCGCTCACCCCCAGCAAAAAGAAACAGCTGCGAGAAAAGATTCCACCCTGCCAAACCTCATGACCCCAAGGTTTTACAATCCTTAAAGGGACCGAACCTTTATCCGTTTGACAACGAGCCGGGCTCGGTCATATAAACTATTCAGATAAGCCCTATGGATAAGCCGAAACCCAAGCGGATCCTCATCGTCGATGACGAGCCCGACACTGTCGAGATGATCGCGACTCTTCTGGGGCTGGAGGGCTACCAGGTCTTTTCGGCCTTTTCTGGTGAAGAGGCCATGAGGTTTCTCCAGAAGGAACGGCAGAGGTCCCTGGACGAGGGGCCGGTTGATCTGATCCTTCTCGATGTCATGTTGGGCGATGTGGATGGAAGACAACTCTGTCAGAGGATCAAAGAGGATGAGGTGATGCGGTTTATCCCCGTGATCATCCTGACCGTTCGGTCGAGCCTTCAAGATAAGCTCGAGGGACTCAGCCTCGGCGCGGATGATTATCTGACCAAGCCTTTCATCAACGAGGAACTCTTGGCCAAGGTGCGGGTCATGCTCCGCATCAAGGACCTTCATGACGAACTGAGAAGGGAGCGGAACAAGAACATCCTCCTCACCCAGGCCCTCGAGAAACGATACAGTTACGAGAACATCATCGGCAAAAACAGCAAGATGCAGGAGATCTTTGAGCTGATCTCCGATATTTCCGGCACCGATTCCACGGTCTTGATCCAGGGGGAGAGCGGCACGGGCAAGGAACTCATCGCCAGGGCCATCCATTTTAACAGCCTGAGAAAGGACAAGCCTTTTGTCATTGCCAACTGTTCGGCCTACTCCCAGAACCTTCTCGAAAGCGAACTCTTTGGACATGAGAAGGGGGCGTTTACCGGGGCCATTCGCCGAAAGATCGGGAGATTTGAGCTGGCCCATGGGGGAACGATCTTCCTGGACGAAATTGGCGAGATCTCACCCCCGACCCAAATCCTCCTCCTGCGCGTTTTGCAAGACCACCGGTTTGAGCGGGTGGGCGGCGAGGAGACCCTTGAGGTGGACGTGAGGGTCATCGCTGCCACCAATAAAAATTTGACCGAGGCCTTGAAGAAGGGAACGTTTCGGGAAGACCTATATTATCGGCTCAATGTAATCCCCATCTTCGTCCCGCCTCTTCGCGAGCGGAAAGACGATATCCCGTTGCTCGCCCATCACTTCCTGAAAAAGTTTTCCCAGGAGAAGGCCAAACCCATTGTCGATTTT carries:
- a CDS encoding DMT family transporter, whose amino-acid sequence is MRLYLFLPVGIVAISTASIFIKLCEAPALVIAAYRLALASLLLLPWAAYRKVWRNWTGVEWRWLILSGVFLALHFAFWIASLKFTSVASSVVLVSTNPLFVGLGASMFFKEPLRPTLILGILLSVAGSGLISFGDVALSKEALMGDGLALLGAVAASGYLLVGRKMRKGQDLLSYIFPVYSTGAILLTLISLAFQKPFFGYPPVTYLFLFLLAVVPQLIGHTTFNWALKYLPASMVAIAILGEPVGSTILAFFILGETLTFLKVIGGLLILTGILTALRQPKAIPPED
- a CDS encoding PAS domain S-box protein is translated as MGNLIPPTSPPRLFILIFLFLIVSIGTGGYLYYENQRNETKKEIQNNLLAIADLKVKQVASWRQARLSDAEVLFENYLFLQQLRRWLTSQENSGLMEEILAWMSSFRGRYDYSSVFLLDEKGRVRLYSSEAFDEVGSYVLPFIHQSIHTRKVTWVDLYRERESGHIHLDILIPLVPREPDGLPSGVLLLRINPYHFLYTYIQSWPIPSSTAETLLVRREGTDVLFLNELRHQKETALSLRLPIVGRQTVAGKAVQGMEGVIEEVDYRGEKVLAAMRPIPGSPWYLIAKVDQEEIYAPIREQALWVTLFVVLFTLFVGGLLGLVWRNQAARFYRRQVEIETQRQALLKHFEYLTKYANDIILMWDEGYKILEANEKALESYGYSREEMMGMDVRQLRAPEERTSLEAQIRQLNETKGLMVQTVHQRKDGDTFPVEASLRLIEVEGRRFYQSIVRDITERKQAEEQREKLIQELQKALGEVKTLSGLLPICASCKKIRDDKGYWNQIESYIMKHSQAQFSHSLCPECLRKLYPELNGEEDATFPPPSPETSSPQKGS
- a CDS encoding sigma-54 dependent transcriptional regulator; its protein translation is MDKPKPKRILIVDDEPDTVEMIATLLGLEGYQVFSAFSGEEAMRFLQKERQRSLDEGPVDLILLDVMLGDVDGRQLCQRIKEDEVMRFIPVIILTVRSSLQDKLEGLSLGADDYLTKPFINEELLAKVRVMLRIKDLHDELRRERNKNILLTQALEKRYSYENIIGKNSKMQEIFELISDISGTDSTVLIQGESGTGKELIARAIHFNSLRKDKPFVIANCSAYSQNLLESELFGHEKGAFTGAIRRKIGRFELAHGGTIFLDEIGEISPPTQILLLRVLQDHRFERVGGEETLEVDVRVIAATNKNLTEALKKGTFREDLYYRLNVIPIFVPPLRERKDDIPLLAHHFLKKFSQEKAKPIVDFSPEVMEIFLAHSWPGNVRELENVIEHAVIIAKKEVITPKDLPRNLLQHSIDSGEPVTLEDFEKNLILKTLKEMGWNKHKAAKKLNITRSTLYGKIRKYGLLKDGN